Proteins encoded within one genomic window of Polynucleobacter duraquae:
- a CDS encoding peroxiredoxin: protein MIAVGQKLPNATLYEFLDEASEGCAIGPNAFEVEKLTAGKKIVIFALPGAFTPTCSAKHVPSYVENFDAIKAKGVDEIWCVSVNDPFVMGAWGRDQKVGKKIRMLGDGSAEFTKKLGLELDLVARGLGIRSDRYAMIIEDGVVTTLDREAPGKFEVSDAASILKKL, encoded by the coding sequence ATGATTGCAGTCGGACAAAAGTTACCAAACGCCACACTTTATGAGTTTTTAGATGAAGCGAGTGAAGGTTGCGCCATTGGGCCAAACGCCTTTGAAGTTGAAAAACTCACTGCCGGTAAGAAGATAGTGATCTTTGCATTACCTGGTGCATTCACACCAACTTGTTCAGCAAAGCATGTTCCTAGCTATGTTGAGAACTTTGATGCAATCAAAGCAAAAGGTGTTGATGAAATTTGGTGTGTTTCTGTAAATGACCCATTTGTGATGGGTGCCTGGGGCCGAGATCAAAAGGTTGGCAAAAAGATTCGCATGTTGGGTGATGGCAGTGCTGAATTTACTAAGAAACTTGGCCTAGAGTTGGATTTAGTTGCTCGCGGTTTAGGTATTCGTTCAGATCGCTACGCTATGATTATTGAAGATGGTGTTGTGACAACCTTGGATCGTGAAGCGCCTGGCAAATTTGAAGTAAGTGATGCCGCTTCTATTTTGAAAAAGCTTTAA
- the lpxC gene encoding UDP-3-O-acyl-N-acetylglucosamine deacetylase, with protein MMKQRTIATPIKTVGIGLHSGRKVTLSIKPAPVNSGIVFIRVDTPEQSVVPATALAVCDTRLASVIQKDGVRVSTVEHLLSACAGLGLDNLFIELDGEEVPIMDGSAASFLFLMESAGIAEQEASRQFVVIKKPIEVKEGDKLARLEPFFGFKLDFTIDFKHPAVDKTGQRFVVDFAEHAYRSEIGRARTFGFAHEVEALREMGLARGGSLDNAIVLDEHRILNNEELRYEDEFVRHKILDAIGDLYLVGHPIVGSYVAEKSGHALNNALLRKLLEDPSSYEITSFPENKAPAAYSKESQPLFF; from the coding sequence ATGATGAAGCAACGCACAATCGCTACCCCGATTAAAACCGTGGGAATTGGTTTGCACTCTGGGCGCAAGGTGACTTTGTCTATTAAGCCTGCTCCGGTAAATTCAGGAATTGTATTTATACGTGTAGATACCCCAGAGCAATCGGTTGTACCGGCCACTGCTCTGGCGGTTTGCGATACCCGCCTGGCCTCTGTAATACAAAAGGATGGCGTGCGTGTTTCCACTGTGGAGCATTTACTTTCAGCTTGTGCGGGCCTGGGGCTTGATAATTTATTCATCGAGCTCGATGGTGAAGAAGTGCCCATCATGGATGGCAGCGCAGCCTCATTTTTATTCCTAATGGAGTCAGCCGGTATAGCTGAACAAGAAGCTTCTAGGCAGTTTGTGGTGATTAAAAAACCTATAGAAGTGAAGGAGGGTGACAAGCTTGCACGCCTAGAACCTTTCTTCGGATTTAAATTAGATTTCACGATTGACTTTAAACATCCGGCAGTTGATAAGACTGGCCAACGTTTTGTGGTGGACTTTGCTGAGCATGCTTATCGTAGTGAAATTGGCCGTGCCCGAACCTTTGGTTTTGCTCACGAGGTTGAGGCCTTGCGAGAGATGGGTTTAGCGCGAGGTGGAAGTTTGGATAATGCGATTGTGCTCGATGAGCATCGTATTCTCAATAACGAAGAGTTACGTTATGAAGATGAGTTCGTGCGTCATAAAATCTTAGATGCCATTGGCGACCTGTATTTAGTTGGACATCCAATTGTGGGTTCCTACGTTGCTGAAAAATCAGGACATGCCTTAAATAACGCTCTCTTGCGTAAGCTTTTAGAAGATCCTAGTTCTTACGAAATTACCAGCTTCCCGGAAAATAAGGCTCCGGCAGCCTATTCCAAAGAGAGTCAACCCCTCTTTTTCTAG